One Formosa agariphila KMM 3901 genomic window, AATGTTTTATTATGGTTTCTTTTCTAATATTTAAAGTATTGTGTTCGTATTGGTAAGGTTTCCAATCTCCTTCAAAATGATCTGGCAACATACCCCAAATAGCAAATTTTAATTGATTTCTATCTTCCGAAGTTAAAATAGGCAGTACACTTTCTGAAGTACCATCAATCATTTGTTTAGGTTTATATATATGAGGAAATTTAAATGTTGCAGCTAGTGTATTCTCTATAGACACACGATTTGCAATATTTGATATTTTGTAAAACATAATTGTTCTCTTTTTAAAATTATAAAACGAACAGAAGCGGATTTTTTAATAAAATCACAAATGTTTATTAGAGCTTATTAAATCGTTTTTAATTCTCATCCTATTACCTTTTATAGCCGTTTTCCATGAGTTGCGGTATCTTCCTTACCGTATTTTTCCTTATAAATTCTTAGAATAAGCAAAAACAAACTGATAAGTAGAGGTCCAAACACAAGTCCAATAAATCCGAACAGCGGCACACCAATTAACACTCCAAAAAGAGTTATTAGTGGATGAACATCGTCAAGACGTTTTAAAATAAATAAACGCAATAAATTATCTGTAGAACTTATTACAATTAAACCATAGGCTAATATTCCCCAGGCTTGAGCTGTCTCTCCACTACTATAGGTTAATATAAAAACGGGTAATGTTCCTAATAATGTTCCTATAAACGGAATCATAGAACCAATAAATACAATAACAGCCCAGAAAAACGGATCTTGAATATTAAAAATTAAAAATCCTATTAAGGCTACTATACCTTGCGCAAAGGCTACTAATGGAATTCCAATGGCGTTAGATTTTACCATGGCCAAACTATCGCGGCCTATAACTCGTAAATTATCATTACTTATAGGAATATAATCTAACATTGCTTTTTGTAGCGCTTTTCTATTACTAAGCATGTAATACAACATAAAGTACATTAAAGCAATGGCGATAAATATATTAAATGTGCTTCCTAAAAAATCTGGTACGTTTTCTGAAAGCCAACCAGAAATTGAAGATGCATCTAATTTAGACGTAAATTCATATCCTATTTTTTGCTCCCAGACTTGCACCTGTTCTTTAATAGATTTCATAAAACCTTCAGACTTAGATAGAGCATTTTCTACACGACTTCCTAATAGTAATGCCGTTGCAGAAATTGGAATCAATATTCCTATAAAAGACACTATCAATAATACAATGGCGGCTAAAGAAGGTTTCCAACCTTTAGATTTCACTAAATAACGCATTGGTCTTTGAAGCAATACAAAGAATGTAATTGCCCCTAAAACTCCCGATAAATATGGAATTAATTCAACAATAATTATAATTCCAAAAAAACAAATAAGTATCAATACAAATATTTGTCTAATTATACTTGGCGCAATTCTTTTTCGCATATCCATTTTATTATTTTCCTAGTTTAGTGATGTGTTAGCTTCTTAAAGCTTCTATCAATTCTTTTTTAGTCATTTTAGAACGCCCACTAATTTCTAATTCTTTAGCCTGTTCGTACAATTCAGATTTGGTTCTTTCTTCATAAGTACTTGCAGATCCACCACGCTTTCCTGCGTTTTCGGTATTTGCAATTCTAGCAGACTTCTCTTTACTGTATCCTTTATCACGTAAGGCATCATATTGCGCTTCATTCTTAATTCTTGGTCTATCTTCCATTACGTTTTGTTTAAAATTATAATTCAAATATCGTGAGATAGCATTGAAGTCATTAATTCTAAAACTTTAATTTTTAGCTGAAACACCTTTCCCATTTTATTCTAATAAGAATTAAAAACACGAATATTTAAAACCTTGAAAAACACGCTTTAATTTACTAAAACATCAATTAGCGATTGCGTTAAAAATTAAAGTAAAGCAGATCGTTTATCCCTTAAATTTCGAATACTTTTACATCAGTATTAATCATTAAAACATAAGATTATGAACCAAGATCAAATGGAAGGAAAATGGAAACAAATAAAAGGTCAATTTAAACAAAAGTACGGTGAACTTACCGACGACGACCTAACATACTCTGAAGGACAATTCGACGAAATGGTTGGAAAACTTCAGGAAAAGACAGGAAAAACCAAAGAAGAACTTCAAGACGAAATCAATAATTGGTAAAATTTTTGTTAGTTAATTTTTGAAAGGGAAGCCTCGCTGAAATAGTATTTCAAGCGGGGCTTTTAACTTTTAAAACCGTTAATTACTTTGTTTATCAGATTTTATTCTGGCGTGTTTAGTAGGTGCAATATCTATAGTGTAGTGCTTGGCAAATACCCAGGTAAATTGGGCTCCGAAAAATAAGATTAAGCAAGAATAAGACACCCAAAGCAATATTAAAACTACAGTTCCTGCTGCACCGTAGGTAGACCCAGGATCTGCTTTTGTAAAATAATAGCCGAGCAAAGACTGACCAATGACAAATAATAATGCAGTTAAAAATCCGCCAGACCAAACACTTTTCCATGGTATTTTTGCATTTGGTAAATATTTAAACATTAAAGAAAAAAGTACAGATATTATAACTAACGACAAAATTAAATCTATACCATAAGCGGTATACAATACTATATCTGGAAATACTTGCTGTATATAATTATTTAAGATAGAAATACTAGTAGATACCATAAGACTCACTAATAATAAAAATCCAACAACAAGAATAAAAGCAAACCCTCGGGCACGACTTATTAAAATGTGTTTAACTGGAGAACCTGGAATCATTTCGATATCCCAAACATCGTTTAGTGATATTTGTAATTGATAGAATACTCCTGTGGCACCAAAAAGTAAGGTTCCAATACCTACGATTGTAGACCATAAATTTCGATCGGAATTCTGAGTTTCAACAATCATGGTTTGTATAGAACTAGCAGCATCACTCCCCAAGGCATCAGATATTTGCTGGGTTAATTCTCCTTGCACAATCTCGGTGCCCCAAATAGAACCAATTACATTTATTATAATAACCAAAAGTCCAGGAAGTGATAATATGGCATAATAGGCTATAATAGCACTTAACCTCCAAGGATCACTTTCTAACCATCTTTTAAATGCTTCATTAATTAAATAAGGGAAATCTTTAAGTTTAAATTTATTTTCAAAATCATGAGCCATATATAAATCTAATGCTTTAGTATGCTATAATAACAAATATTTCAGAAAAATGTGAACTCTAATGCATCAAAAGAAATCTGAATTAAATTTTAACAAAATTTTACGATTTGAGCACATCTAAATTGCATTTAAGTCAAAGCAATTAAATCATATCTTTTACTTTTGTTATATTAAACAATTCGCAACGGCATGGCATATATATTTTTTATTTAGTTAGCCTTGTCTGAATTACACATTAAGTTAACCTATAAATTTACAGGAAATGGAACTACAATTTGAATATGTGAACATTCCTAAAAATAATTATTTTGAATACTTAGCAGAAGAACATTTAAATCCTTTAGCTAAAAAATTCCCAATTGTTATTGAAGCCAAAGTGCTTTTTAAAGTCGAAAACACATCAGTTAATATAGACAATGTTTGTCTAATAAATTTAAAAACAAAAGAGTCGAGCATAGTTGTAGAAGCGCATGAAACATCTATAGAACAAGCTATACACAAAACCTCGAAATCTTTAGAAAACGAATTACAGAATACGTATAAAAATAATTAAGCTTATACAGTCTATACACGATTTTTTATTACATTGAAGGCTTAATAATACCTTTTTAAAGTTTAAGAAATCGCTATAAAGATTTTAAATTTCACCCCATATAGTCAGCAAGAATGAAGTATGAATACTACAGAAAATAAATTAATTACCAATTCCAATATTGCATCACATATAAATTCTAATACATTTTTTGTAGATGCTTTAGGCCCAAAAACACATTGGCCACAAAATTTAATTTTCGCGTTAAATACAATGCTTCAAAATCCGCAACCGCAATTCTTGTGCTGGGGAGAAGATTTGTTGTTTTTCTACAACCAAGCATTTTCAGACCTTTTTATACCTGAAAGTCAATCGTACAATAACTTAGGAGCTCCTTTTAAAACTATAGATACTAAAGTATTGGATACATGTATTCAACCTCTAGAAGACACTTTTAAAACGGGTGAACCAACGCGTATAGAACAGATTGAATTAAAAAAAGAAGGTCAGAACAAAACCTATTGGTCTTTTTGTATTTCAACTTTACTAGCCGACGAAAACAACACCCAAGGTGTAATAGTGTATTGTATAGATGACACCGAAAAAATTAAAGCAAATAAGAAGGTAAATAAACTGACGTCGCGCTTTACAAATATTGTTAGACAAGCACCCATTGGTGTATTAATTGTGTCTTCGAAAACCAAAACGGTCGAAACTGTTAACAGGAAATACAAACAATTATTTAGCGACAATTGTAGTGTACATCTTGGCGATAATCTAGCACAAGTATTACCAAATACAACTTTTGAGATACATTCGGAAATTTTAAAGACTATGGAAACGGGTAAAAGTTTTCAGAGAACAGAAATTCCTATTCAAATTACTAAACAAGATCAAACCAATACACATTATTACAACTTTTTAGGAGAAGCTATTCTCGACGAAAACGAAGCAATCTCTGGAGTTATATTAGCGACAACCGAGGTTACAGATTCTTTTGTGGCCAAACAGCTCCTTTTAGAAAGTGAAAATAAATTTAGAAATGTAATCGAGCAAAGTCCAATTCCGATTTCGGTATTTCACGGCCCTAAACATGTTATTAAGATTGCAAACGACACCATGTTAAATGATGTCTGGAGGAAAAGTCACGAAGATTGTTACGACAATGAATTACTAAATGTGTTCCCTGAATTAAAAAATCAGAAATTCCCTAAACTTTTAGACGGCGTATACAGCTCCGGACAATCGTATTCAGAAAAAGAAGCTTTAGCGACTATAACAGGAAGAGATGGCTCTCGCGACTTTTATTTTGATTTAGACTACTCTCCTATTTTTGAACCAGACCATTCGGTTTCAGGAATTATTGTAACTGCCGTAGATGTTACTGAAAAAGTAATGTCGAGAATGAAAATTGAAAAAACCGAAACGCGCTTAAGAATTGCAACAGAAGCTGCAGAATTAGCAACTTGGGAACTCGATATAAAAACAAAAGATTTATCGTACAGTAAACGTCTATCTCAAATTCTAGGATTTCCTGAAGACGTTATATTAAGTAAAGAATTTATAAGAAGTAGAACGTTAAAAGAAGATTTAGAAAACATTCTACTCCCTGCGTTCGATACCGCTTTAAAAACAGGAACATATTTTTATGAAGTTCGTACCCGAAGAAAGGACGAATCTATAATTTGGATTCGTACACACGGTAAAGTGTTTTTCGACGACGATGGAGTACCAGTAAAACTCTTTGGAACGCTTAGAGAAATAACTGCCGAAAAACGCTACGAACTAAAATTAAAAGATAACGAACAGAAGTTTAGACTTTTGGCCGATTCTATGCCTCAGAAAATTTGGACTGCCAACACAGAGGGTATCCTAGATTATTACAACCAAACGGTTTACGACTATACAGGACACACACCAGAAACATTAAATCCGTCTAACTGGCTAACTATAGTACACCCCGACGACAGAGATGAAAACTATTTCCTTTGGAAACGATCTATAGAAACTGGTGAAGATTTTATAATGGAACACCGCTTTATAAGACACGACGGACAATACAGATGGCAGTTAAGTCGTGCCATTCCACAACGTGACGACAAAGGTAAAATACAACGTTGGGTAGGTACAAGTACCGATATTCAAGATCAGAAAATGTTTTTACAAGAATTAGAACGTCAAGTTAAAGATCGTACAAAACTCTTGGGAGAAGCCAACGTAAAATTAGAATCATCGGTAGAAGAGTTACAACGTATGAACGAAGAGTTACAATCTTTCGCCTATATATCGAGTCACGATTTACAAGAACCGTTACGTAAAATTCAAATTTTTTCTTCTCGTATTTTAGACCTTGAAAAAGATAATTTATCAGATACCGGAACAGATTATTTTAACCGTATGCAAAATGCGGCACACAGAATGCAAGTTCTAATTAAAGACTTATTAGCATACTCTAGAACCAATACGTCTACCCGTTCATTTGAAAAAACAGATTTAAATGAGGTCTTGGCCGAGGTTAAAATTGATTTGAAGGAATTAATAAACGAACATAATGTAACGATAGAAGTAGGCGATTTATGTACGGCTTACATTATACCTTTTCAGTTTATTCAACTCATGAATAACTTAATTAATAATTCTATAAAATTTGCTCAAAAGGATATTGATCCAGTTATAAAAATTTATAGTGTTATAGACAAAGGCTCTACTTTTAAACGCGAACAATTAAATCCAGATACTGAATATTGCCATATTAAAATAAGCGATAACGGTATTGGTTTTGACCCTCAATACAGCGAGCAAATTTTCGATATTTTTGAACGTTTACATACAAGAACAACCTACGAAGGCACAGGTATAGGACTTGCAATAGTTAAGAAAATTGTAGAAAATCACGACGGCTTTATTTATGCCGATGGTGAAATAAATAAGGGCGTTACATTTAATATTTACATCCCTATTGACCTTACTGTTAAATAGGTCTTTTTTTTTAGTAATTGAATTAAAATAAGTTGTAAATTTAGTACCGTAATTTTACCCAATTTTAATTAACAAGAATTAATTTAAAGTTATTTATAACAATTGCAATATCAAGTTATTGTTATAAATACTCACTGATTGTATGAACCTACAAAAATTAAAAGTTGCATTAGTAGACGACGATGAAGATGATCGTTTTCTATTTAAAGAGGCAATGGATCAAATTCATATAAAGACTGAATTGTCCATGTTCGAAAACGGTCAGAAATTTATGGATTTCTTGCTCGGACCAAATTCTGTATTACCTCAGGTTGTTTTTTTAGATTTAAATATGCCTGTAAAAAACGGTTTAGAGTGCTTACAAGAAATACGAACTACAGAGCACCTTAAGGAATTATCTGTAGCAATTTATTCTACATCATCATCTGAAGTAGATATTGACGAAACCTTTATAAATGGGGCCAATATTTACATTAATAAACCTAACGATTTTTCCAAATTAAAATCTGTTATAGAAAAAGTACTTCAAATTAATTGGCAGTATAGTACGTCTAATCTAAATAAAGAAAATTTTATAATGCGCTTATAGTTTTAGCGTAACTTAGATTTTTAAAGCCTTAAAGAAGCTCAAAATGTTAATATGTGTTAACGTTTTGAGCTTTTTTCATTTCCTCAACCCAAACATAAGCAACTCAAAAACAAACACTTAAACTCAAAATCCCAAAATTATATAACACAATCTAAAAATTCTGTAACACGTACCCCTTTCCTTTTCCCGAATTTTGACATATCAATAACCAAAAAACTATATCTATATATGAAACCAACATCTAATCAAAATGCTCGAGTAGGAAAAATTAGAAAACCGTCTCATTCTAAATTTACAAACATTGAAAGTATGCTAAATAGAATAGATAATTCTACTCGAATTGTTGCAGCATTCAAGACACAATAAAATTGATAGTATTCAAGTAACCAGCGAAAAAAATCAATAACCAATTTAAACTCAATCTAGAATCTTATGAAAACGTTATATATAAAATCAACATCTGCCCGTAAAATGATTAATGATCTTCAAAATCACCTTGGAGGAACTATATCTGCACAAAATCATGAATATATATTAGACATAGATAATGATTTAGCTTACGGTACAATTAGTGGAATTAGTGTTAAGAAAAGCATAACTTATATTGCTTTCGACATTGAATTTAAAAAAGACCTTAAATTGGTAAATACCATATTAAAATCGTCTCCAATATATTTTACATATTGTTCTGAGGGTCATGTAGAGCACAGTTTTTCTCTTGAAGGTAAAACAAACACTCTAGAAGCTTTTCAAACAGCTATTTTAAGAAGTGCTGAATCTATTAATAATGTGTATCACTTTAAAAAAGATATGCCATTTAAGTTCTCTACAGTGGTTGTAAGTACAGATGAGGTTTCTATAAAACATAACGATTTAAATTCTAAATTAAACGAGATATTCTCTACGACTGACACCAACACTAATTTCTCATATTTTGGATCTTACAACCTTAAAATATCTGAAAAAATTAAACAATTAGAAGCAATACACCAACAAGGTGTTGTAAGACATTTATTAATTGAAAGTACAGTACAGACTATTTTGGCTCTAGAGTTACAACAACATACAGACGATTTAGAATATGCTAGCAATCAGTTTGGATCGTTAAACAAAGAAGAAATGGAAACGATTAAAGAGTTATCTCAATTCATCTCTAACTATCCTGAAAAGCAATATACGTTAAAGTATTTAAGCTCTAAATCTGGATTAACACCTTCAAAATTACAAGAAGGATTTAAATTATTTCACGACAGAACTGTAACCGATTTTATTAGAAATGTACGTGTTGAAACGGCAGAAAACCTAATAAAAACTACGGATTTAAATATCTCTGAAATTGTGTATACTGTAGGACTAACTAGTAGAAGTTATTTTTCTAAAATCTTTAAAGAAAAATATAATTGCAGTCCAAAACAATATCAGGACAACCAAAATTCGTTAGCTGCAACAGCATAACTTATATATATAAATAAATCGCCCATATAATTCTTTATATGGGCGATTTTACGTTTATAAATATCACTTATAGACAAGAAGAATTATCAAACATAAAAAAGCGGTCATCTAATTCTAGATGACCGCTTTTGTTTATATAAAACTGAGGTGTTATTTCTAACTATTCATAGAAATTAAAAACTCCTCGTTGTTTCTAGTTTGCTTAAATCTGTCGTTAATAAATTCCATAGCTTCTACGGGATTCATATCGGCTAGGTATTTACGCATAATCCACATACGTTGTATAGTCGTTTCGTCTAATAAAATATCGTCACGACGCGTACTCGATGAAATTAAATCGATAGCAGGGAAAATTCTACGGTTAGCAATACGTCTGTCTAATTGCAGTTCCATGTTACCTGTTCCTTTAAATTCTTCGAAAATAACTTCGTCCATTTTAGAACCTGTATCTGTAAGTGCTGTAGCAATAATAGATAACGACCCTCCGTTTTCAATGTTACGTGCAGCTCCAAAGAAACGTTTTGGTTTGTGTAATGCATTGGCATCTACACCACCACTTAATATTTTACCAGATGCAGGTTGCACCGTATTATAAGCACGTGCTAAACGTGTAATCGAGTCTAATAAAATCACCACATCATGACCACATTCTACCAAACGTTTTGCTTTTTCTAAAACAATGTTAGCAATCTTTACGTGTTCGTGTGCTTCTTTATCAAACGTAGATGCTACAACTTCACCACGCACGTTACGTTGCATATCTGTAACCTCTTCTGGACGCTCATCAATTAATAAAATAATTTGATAAACTTCGGGGTGATTCGCAGCAATAGCATTCGCGATGTCTTTTAATAACATAGTTTTACCTGTTTTAGGTTGCGATACAATCATACCACGTTGTCCTTTACCAATTGGGCAAAATAAATCCATGATACGTGTAGAAATTGTACTCTGCTTTTCAGCTAAAATAAATTTCTCTTGTGGAAATAATGGTGTTAAGTGTTCAAAAGATACACGGTCTCTAACTACGTTAGGGTTCTGACCGTTAATTTTACTTACTTTAATTAAAGGGAAATATTTTTCGCCTTCTTTTGGTGGTCTTACTTGCCCCAACACAGTATCTCCTGTTTTTAATCCGAATAAACGAATTTGAGATTGAGACACATAAATATCATCTGGAGATGATAAATAGTTATAATCAGACGATCTTAAAAAACCGTAACCGTCTTGCATAATATCTAAAACACCTTCACTTTCTATAATCGCATCGAACTCATATTCTGGTTCTCTATAACGGTTTCTAGTGTCTTTGTTTCCGTTGTTAGAAGGATGCTGATTTCCGTTCGACTTATTATTTTGTCTTGGGTTAGGCCCATCTTTCTTTTGATTTGGATTTTCTCTCTTTGTACGATTAGGCTGATTTTCCTTTTTAGGAGCATTAGGCGTTTTTGCACCTTTGTCGTCTTTATTTGGAGTAGCCGATTTTTCGTCTTTATCTTGAGTTGACTTTGCAGCTGCAGGCCTTGGATTAGGCTTTCGTGCTGGTTGTCTTTTTGCAGGGGCTGCTTTTGGAGCCTCTTGAACTTCTGCTTTAGGTGTTGCTTCTGGAGCACCTTCGGCAGCTGGTTCTTTATCTTTATTTGTATTGGGTTTAACTGCCTTTGCTGGAACACGTTTTTTTACACGTTCGCGTTTAGGTTTAGCATCCTCTTTTTTAGGTGCTGAAACGGTATCGGCAGTATCTTTTATATCTGTTTTTACTTCTATAACAGCTTTAGGGTTAGCTGCTTGATGATCTAATACTTGATATACTAAATCGAGTTTTTTAAGAGTACGAAACTTAGGGATATTTAATTTTTTTGCAATTTCCTGTAACTCAGGAAGCTTCATTTCTTTTAATTGAGAGATTTCAAACATTGATGGTTCAATTGAATATTTGATTAGAATTTAAATATTGAATTATTCTGAAGAAAATTTGATCTTATTCTGAAGAATTAACAATCTAAAACAAAGAGTGTTGTACATTGTTATTGCAATTATACGACTTTTATTTTAATTTTTTATACTAATATTCTCAAAGAAACTGCTATTTTTGTGGTCTAGTTTATAAAAAACGAATGATACAACGCATACAATCTATTTACTTATTGTTAGCAGCTATAGTAAGCTGTGGTCTAATATTTGTGTTTAACTTATGGACAAATAATACAGGTGAATTAATTTATGCAACAGATAATATAATTAGCTTAGCCCTGTTTTTAGGTTCTGCCTTATTATCTTTAGTATCTATATTTATGTACTCAAATAGAAAGCTCCAATTTGTATTGGGCCGTCTAAACATCATATTAAACTTTTTTTTACTAGGATTTTTCGTGTATCAGTCTCTAAATTTATCTGGAGAAACTAACGTTTCTGAGAAAGGTATTGGGATGGTTCTTCCTATAATTTCTATCGTATTATTAGTGTTAGCTAATAAAGCCATTAAAAAGGATGAGGATCTTGTAAAATCTGTAGATCGATTACGTTAAACCTATTATCTTAGTAGTATTAGTGCGTGTAAAAAACCCGAAGGTTGTGCTTCGGGTTTTTATTTTTTAAACTCTACCACTTCCAAATCTTTTATATCTGCACCAGCAATAGTAAATCGTAACATGGTTCGTACTTTATGAAATCCGTGTGTTCCTATTGCTCCTGGATTCATATGCAATAAATTCAGTTTTTTGTCGGGCATCACTTTTAAGATATGCGAATGTCCGCAGATAAAAAGCTTCGGCGGATTGGCATAAATATCGTCTTTAACTCTCACATTATAACGATTGGGATAACCACCAATATGGGTAATCCATACATCGACACCTTCGCACATAAATCTATTATTCTCTGGAAATTCTTGTCTTACTTTAGCATCATCTATATTTCCATACACAGCACGTAAAGGTTTTAATGCCGCAATAGCATCAGTTACTTTTAAATCACCAATATCACCAGCGTGCCAAACCTCATCGGCTTGTTTTACGTATCTTAAAACATCATCATCAATATAGCTGTGTGTATCGGAAAGGAGAAGGATTTTTATCATTAAGAGAATATTGTGAGTTCAAACTAGTAAAACTAATTATCTTTGTGCTTCACAAACAAAAATACAATTATTCTTGAGATATTTTTTAGAACTTTCTTATAACGGAAAAGCCTATCACGGTTGGCAAAATCAGCCCAATGCCATTTCTGTACAAGAGGTTATTGAAAAGGCATTATCTACTATTTTAAAAGAGAAAATCTCCATTATGGGAGCCGGAAGGACCGATACTGGCGTGCATGCCAAGCAAATGTATGCGCACTTCGATTTTGATGGCGATTTTAACGACCACGAATTGCTTTACAAACTAAATTCTTTTTTACCAAAAGACGTGGCATTACATCGCATTTTCCCTGTTAAAGCAGATGCTCATACGCGCTTTCATGCCGAAAGCAGAACGTACTTATATCGTATTGCACTTCAGAAAAATGTATTTAATTTTGATGAAGCTTATTGGGTTAAACCCAAACTGAATATAAAAAACATGACGGAAGCTGCCAATATTCTATTAGAGTATAAAGATTTCCAAAG contains:
- a CDS encoding AI-2E family transporter — protein: MRKRIAPSIIRQIFVLILICFFGIIIIVELIPYLSGVLGAITFFVLLQRPMRYLVKSKGWKPSLAAIVLLIVSFIGILIPISATALLLGSRVENALSKSEGFMKSIKEQVQVWEQKIGYEFTSKLDASSISGWLSENVPDFLGSTFNIFIAIALMYFMLYYMLSNRKALQKAMLDYIPISNDNLRVIGRDSLAMVKSNAIGIPLVAFAQGIVALIGFLIFNIQDPFFWAVIVFIGSMIPFIGTLLGTLPVFILTYSSGETAQAWGILAYGLIVISSTDNLLRLFILKRLDDVHPLITLFGVLIGVPLFGFIGLVFGPLLISLFLLILRIYKEKYGKEDTATHGKRL
- a CDS encoding DUF7218 family protein produces the protein MEDRPRIKNEAQYDALRDKGYSKEKSARIANTENAGKRGGSASTYEERTKSELYEQAKELEISGRSKMTKKELIEALRS
- a CDS encoding CsbD family protein produces the protein MNQDQMEGKWKQIKGQFKQKYGELTDDDLTYSEGQFDEMVGKLQEKTGKTKEELQDEINNW
- a CDS encoding YihY/virulence factor BrkB family protein, translated to MAHDFENKFKLKDFPYLINEAFKRWLESDPWRLSAIIAYYAILSLPGLLVIIINVIGSIWGTEIVQGELTQQISDALGSDAASSIQTMIVETQNSDRNLWSTIVGIGTLLFGATGVFYQLQISLNDVWDIEMIPGSPVKHILISRARGFAFILVVGFLLLVSLMVSTSISILNNYIQQVFPDIVLYTAYGIDLILSLVIISVLFSLMFKYLPNAKIPWKSVWSGGFLTALLFVIGQSLLGYYFTKADPGSTYGAAGTVVLILLWVSYSCLILFFGAQFTWVFAKHYTIDIAPTKHARIKSDKQSN
- a CDS encoding HPF/RaiA family ribosome-associated protein — translated: MELQFEYVNIPKNNYFEYLAEEHLNPLAKKFPIVIEAKVLFKVENTSVNIDNVCLINLKTKESSIVVEAHETSIEQAIHKTSKSLENELQNTYKNN
- a CDS encoding PAS domain-containing sensor histidine kinase, which codes for MNTTENKLITNSNIASHINSNTFFVDALGPKTHWPQNLIFALNTMLQNPQPQFLCWGEDLLFFYNQAFSDLFIPESQSYNNLGAPFKTIDTKVLDTCIQPLEDTFKTGEPTRIEQIELKKEGQNKTYWSFCISTLLADENNTQGVIVYCIDDTEKIKANKKVNKLTSRFTNIVRQAPIGVLIVSSKTKTVETVNRKYKQLFSDNCSVHLGDNLAQVLPNTTFEIHSEILKTMETGKSFQRTEIPIQITKQDQTNTHYYNFLGEAILDENEAISGVILATTEVTDSFVAKQLLLESENKFRNVIEQSPIPISVFHGPKHVIKIANDTMLNDVWRKSHEDCYDNELLNVFPELKNQKFPKLLDGVYSSGQSYSEKEALATITGRDGSRDFYFDLDYSPIFEPDHSVSGIIVTAVDVTEKVMSRMKIEKTETRLRIATEAAELATWELDIKTKDLSYSKRLSQILGFPEDVILSKEFIRSRTLKEDLENILLPAFDTALKTGTYFYEVRTRRKDESIIWIRTHGKVFFDDDGVPVKLFGTLREITAEKRYELKLKDNEQKFRLLADSMPQKIWTANTEGILDYYNQTVYDYTGHTPETLNPSNWLTIVHPDDRDENYFLWKRSIETGEDFIMEHRFIRHDGQYRWQLSRAIPQRDDKGKIQRWVGTSTDIQDQKMFLQELERQVKDRTKLLGEANVKLESSVEELQRMNEELQSFAYISSHDLQEPLRKIQIFSSRILDLEKDNLSDTGTDYFNRMQNAAHRMQVLIKDLLAYSRTNTSTRSFEKTDLNEVLAEVKIDLKELINEHNVTIEVGDLCTAYIIPFQFIQLMNNLINNSIKFAQKDIDPVIKIYSVIDKGSTFKREQLNPDTEYCHIKISDNGIGFDPQYSEQIFDIFERLHTRTTYEGTGIGLAIVKKIVENHDGFIYADGEINKGVTFNIYIPIDLTVK
- a CDS encoding response regulator, with the translated sequence MNLQKLKVALVDDDEDDRFLFKEAMDQIHIKTELSMFENGQKFMDFLLGPNSVLPQVVFLDLNMPVKNGLECLQEIRTTEHLKELSVAIYSTSSSEVDIDETFINGANIYINKPNDFSKLKSVIEKVLQINWQYSTSNLNKENFIMRL
- a CDS encoding helix-turn-helix domain-containing protein, with protein sequence MKTLYIKSTSARKMINDLQNHLGGTISAQNHEYILDIDNDLAYGTISGISVKKSITYIAFDIEFKKDLKLVNTILKSSPIYFTYCSEGHVEHSFSLEGKTNTLEAFQTAILRSAESINNVYHFKKDMPFKFSTVVVSTDEVSIKHNDLNSKLNEIFSTTDTNTNFSYFGSYNLKISEKIKQLEAIHQQGVVRHLLIESTVQTILALELQQHTDDLEYASNQFGSLNKEEMETIKELSQFISNYPEKQYTLKYLSSKSGLTPSKLQEGFKLFHDRTVTDFIRNVRVETAENLIKTTDLNISEIVYTVGLTSRSYFSKIFKEKYNCSPKQYQDNQNSLAATA
- the rho gene encoding transcription termination factor Rho; translation: MFEISQLKEMKLPELQEIAKKLNIPKFRTLKKLDLVYQVLDHQAANPKAVIEVKTDIKDTADTVSAPKKEDAKPKRERVKKRVPAKAVKPNTNKDKEPAAEGAPEATPKAEVQEAPKAAPAKRQPARKPNPRPAAAKSTQDKDEKSATPNKDDKGAKTPNAPKKENQPNRTKRENPNQKKDGPNPRQNNKSNGNQHPSNNGNKDTRNRYREPEYEFDAIIESEGVLDIMQDGYGFLRSSDYNYLSSPDDIYVSQSQIRLFGLKTGDTVLGQVRPPKEGEKYFPLIKVSKINGQNPNVVRDRVSFEHLTPLFPQEKFILAEKQSTISTRIMDLFCPIGKGQRGMIVSQPKTGKTMLLKDIANAIAANHPEVYQIILLIDERPEEVTDMQRNVRGEVVASTFDKEAHEHVKIANIVLEKAKRLVECGHDVVILLDSITRLARAYNTVQPASGKILSGGVDANALHKPKRFFGAARNIENGGSLSIIATALTDTGSKMDEVIFEEFKGTGNMELQLDRRIANRRIFPAIDLISSSTRRDDILLDETTIQRMWIMRKYLADMNPVEAMEFINDRFKQTRNNEEFLISMNS
- a CDS encoding DUF4293 domain-containing protein, which translates into the protein MIQRIQSIYLLLAAIVSCGLIFVFNLWTNNTGELIYATDNIISLALFLGSALLSLVSIFMYSNRKLQFVLGRLNIILNFFLLGFFVYQSLNLSGETNVSEKGIGMVLPIISIVLLVLANKAIKKDEDLVKSVDRLR